The Comamonas sp. GB3 AK4-5 genome includes a region encoding these proteins:
- a CDS encoding GNAT family N-acetyltransferase yields MTEKTIITRVFAAVQEIAATAWDALLAQQATPTPFMRHAYLAALQQSGSATADTGWDARFITLWQSGPQGEQLLAACPLYVKNHSWGEYVFDMAWARAYDAHGLPYYPKAVVAVPFTPVPGSRLLATSPQWRVQLVHTVQAWCAEQGLSSAHVLFGDATDHDALRQAGWMARSGVQFHWKNMTPTLPTACGSLPPEGAASDLGRPGGGWTPTLPAAGGSLPPEGAASDLGRPGGEWTPTLPAAGGSLPPEGAASDLGRPGGEWAPTLPTACGSLPPEGAAGRDLIPNTGRPYVDFDDFLAGLQQAKRKKIRQERQKVAQAGVQFQVRAGREISEQDWDFFYACYAQTYHEHGNPPYLQRDFFTRMARDLPGHWVLFIAEQAGRRMACSLIAASADATPLSASKDTENSVVQAQTATESEATPTTMAQPLRGATAYGRYWGALARVDCLHFEACYYQPLQWCIQQGLARFEGGAQGEHKMARALLPEATASYHWLAHPAFADAVGRFLEREGEGMAHYMQELEQHSPLRQAAPLIR; encoded by the coding sequence ATGACTGAAAAGACCATTATCACCCGCGTGTTTGCTGCCGTGCAGGAGATTGCTGCAACAGCCTGGGACGCATTGTTGGCACAACAGGCCACGCCCACCCCTTTCATGCGCCATGCCTATCTGGCCGCGCTGCAGCAAAGCGGTAGCGCCACCGCAGACACCGGCTGGGACGCGCGCTTCATCACGCTCTGGCAATCCGGCCCGCAAGGCGAGCAGTTGCTGGCGGCCTGCCCGCTGTATGTCAAAAACCACTCCTGGGGCGAATATGTGTTTGACATGGCCTGGGCCCGTGCCTACGACGCACATGGACTGCCCTACTACCCCAAGGCCGTGGTGGCCGTGCCCTTTACCCCGGTGCCGGGCAGCCGCCTGCTGGCAACCAGCCCGCAATGGCGGGTGCAGCTGGTGCACACCGTGCAAGCCTGGTGCGCAGAACAAGGCCTGTCTTCCGCCCATGTGCTGTTTGGCGATGCCACTGACCACGATGCGCTGCGGCAGGCAGGCTGGATGGCGCGCTCTGGCGTGCAATTCCACTGGAAGAACATGACCCCCACGCTCCCCACTGCGTGTGGTTCGCTGCCCCCCGAGGGGGCCGCATCCGACTTGGGGCGGCCCGGCGGCGGATGGACCCCCACGCTCCCCGCTGCAGGTGGTTCGCTGCCCCCCGAGGGGGCCGCATCCGACTTGGGGCGGCCCGGCGGCGAATGGACCCCCACGCTCCCCGCTGCAGGTGGTTCGCTGCCCCCCGAGGGGGCCGCATCCGACTTGGGGCGACCCGGCGGCGAATGGGCCCCTACCCTCCCCACTGCGTGTGGTTCACTGCCCCCCGAGGGGGCCGCAGGGCGTGATTTGATACCCAACACGGGCAGGCCCTATGTCGATTTCGACGATTTCCTGGCCGGCCTGCAACAGGCCAAGCGCAAGAAAATCCGCCAGGAACGCCAGAAAGTGGCCCAGGCCGGCGTGCAATTCCAGGTCCGCGCCGGGCGCGAGATCAGCGAGCAGGACTGGGATTTTTTCTACGCCTGCTACGCCCAAACCTACCACGAGCATGGCAACCCGCCCTATCTGCAGCGCGACTTCTTCACCCGCATGGCGCGCGATCTGCCCGGCCACTGGGTACTCTTCATTGCCGAGCAGGCGGGCCGGCGCATGGCCTGTAGTTTGATAGCGGCCAGCGCTGATGCCACGCCACTTTCAGCATCAAAAGACACTGAAAACAGTGTCGTACAAGCGCAGACAGCTACTGAATCCGAAGCAACTCCCACAACCATGGCCCAGCCCCTGCGCGGTGCTACCGCCTATGGCCGCTACTGGGGCGCACTGGCACGGGTGGACTGTCTGCATTTCGAGGCCTGCTACTACCAGCCGCTGCAGTGGTGCATACAGCAGGGACTGGCCCGCTTTGAAGGCGGCGCCCAGGGTGAACACAAAATGGCCCGCGCCCTGTTGCCCGAGGCCACGGCCAGCTACCACTGGCTGGCCCACCCGGCCTTTGCCGATGCGGTAGGACGTTTTCTGGAACGTGAGGGCGAAGGCATGGCCCACTATATGCAAGAGCTAGAGCAGCACAGCCCCCTGCGTCAAGCTGCACCACTGATCCGGTAG
- a CDS encoding RDD family protein — MACWLYEGLLLFALLFIAVLAQGVLALLLPVLQSAQALQVLLFLVFGAYFTWFWSRSGQTLAMKTWHLRVVDTHGRPLTRVRALARYALCWLWFLPPLAAAAPFHLPAAENTVIVLGWVAVWALLSRFHPQRQFLHDVLAGTRLISTRP; from the coding sequence ATGGCCTGCTGGCTGTATGAAGGCTTGCTGCTGTTCGCCCTGCTGTTCATTGCCGTGCTGGCACAAGGGGTGCTGGCCTTGCTCCTTCCCGTCCTGCAAAGCGCGCAGGCACTGCAAGTGCTGCTGTTTTTGGTGTTCGGCGCCTATTTCACCTGGTTCTGGAGCCGATCGGGCCAGACCCTGGCCATGAAGACCTGGCATCTGCGCGTGGTCGATACCCATGGCCGCCCCCTCACCCGGGTGCGTGCGCTGGCACGCTATGCGCTGTGCTGGCTGTGGTTTCTGCCGCCACTGGCTGCAGCAGCACCGTTTCACCTGCCTGCAGCAGAAAACACGGTCATTGTGCTTGGCTGGGTGGCCGTATGGGCCCTGCTGAGCCGCTTCCACCCCCAGCGCCAGTTCCTGCACGATGTGCTGGCAGGTACCCGCCTGATCAGCACCCGCCCCTGA
- a CDS encoding TIGR00730 family Rossman fold protein produces the protein MTATASPHFSICVYCGSRPGADASYADAARAVGQWIGSHGGQLVYGGGRTGLMGIVAEATRQAGGRVVGIIPQALVDKELANSACDELHIVANMHERKAMMAERSHAFLALPGGIGTFEELFEVWTWRQLGYHDKPIGLLNVAGYYDTMLQFLQQTVDHGFMGDWQMELIRHDHQVEPLLQSMVQAAGLAPESQDLRGKI, from the coding sequence ATGACTGCAACCGCCTCCCCCCATTTCTCCATCTGCGTGTACTGCGGCTCCCGCCCCGGCGCCGACGCCAGCTATGCCGACGCGGCCCGGGCCGTGGGCCAGTGGATTGGCTCCCATGGCGGCCAGCTGGTCTACGGCGGCGGGCGCACCGGCCTGATGGGCATCGTGGCCGAAGCCACGCGCCAGGCCGGTGGGCGCGTGGTCGGCATCATCCCCCAGGCCCTGGTGGACAAGGAACTGGCCAACAGCGCTTGCGATGAGCTGCACATCGTGGCCAATATGCATGAGCGCAAGGCCATGATGGCCGAACGCAGCCACGCCTTCCTGGCCTTGCCCGGCGGCATTGGCACCTTCGAGGAACTGTTCGAAGTCTGGACCTGGCGTCAGCTGGGCTACCACGACAAGCCCATAGGCTTGCTGAATGTGGCCGGCTATTACGACACCATGCTGCAGTTTCTGCAGCAAACCGTGGACCATGGCTTCATGGGTGACTGGCAGATGGAGTTGATACGCCACGACCACCAGGTGGAGCCGCTGCTGCAGTCCATGGTGCAGGCCGCTGGCCTGGCCCCGGAAAGCCAGGACCTGCGCGGAAAAATCTAG
- a CDS encoding P-II family nitrogen regulator yields MKMITAIIKPFKLEEVREALAECGVTGLTVTEVKGFGRQKGHTELYRGAEYVVDFLPKVKIEVVVASEDVDRCVDAVVAAARTGKIGDGKIFVSPVERVVRIRTGDLDNAAI; encoded by the coding sequence ATGAAAATGATCACCGCCATCATCAAGCCGTTCAAGCTGGAGGAAGTGCGCGAGGCACTGGCCGAATGCGGCGTGACGGGCCTGACTGTGACGGAGGTCAAGGGCTTTGGCCGCCAAAAAGGCCATACCGAGCTCTACCGCGGTGCCGAGTACGTGGTGGATTTTCTGCCCAAGGTGAAGATCGAGGTGGTGGTGGCTTCGGAAGATGTGGACCGCTGCGTGGACGCCGTGGTGGCCGCGGCACGCACCGGCAAGATTGGTGACGGCAAGATCTTTGTCTCGCCGGTGGAGCGTGTGGTGCGCATACGCACCGGTGATCTGGACAACGCTGCCATCTGA
- a CDS encoding DUF3619 family protein, which translates to MNTASYLESAVDQFGSKIAARLTAGEADLPYVVTERLRASREQALAVRKRDALLLVQPLQEASLHTIQIGADGSATMGTAPAGMGWGLPQWLRTALTALPIAAMVAGIAFIGVQQDSSTTTEVAELDTELLTDALPPDAYSDPGFIQYLQSQPGTAAH; encoded by the coding sequence ATGAATACCGCCTCTTACCTGGAAAGCGCTGTCGACCAATTCGGCAGCAAGATCGCTGCGCGCCTGACCGCTGGCGAGGCGGACTTGCCTTATGTGGTCACCGAGCGCCTGCGCGCCTCCCGCGAGCAGGCCCTGGCCGTGCGCAAGCGCGACGCCCTACTGCTCGTCCAACCGCTGCAAGAAGCATCCCTGCACACCATCCAGATCGGCGCCGACGGCTCCGCCACAATGGGCACAGCCCCTGCGGGCATGGGCTGGGGCCTGCCCCAGTGGCTGCGCACCGCCCTCACCGCCCTACCCATCGCAGCCATGGTGGCCGGCATTGCCTTTATCGGCGTGCAGCAAGACAGCAGCACCACCACCGAAGTGGCCGAGCTCGACACCGAACTGCTGACCGACGCCCTGCCGCCTGACGCCTACAGCGACCCAGGCTTTATCCAATACCTGCAAAGCCAGCCCGGTACCGCTGCGCACTGA
- a CDS encoding diacylglycerol kinase yields MSPPPFQNLQKQRTGLRRMWHALTFSRDGLCAAWQEKAFRTEASLCLLLLPLGLWLGQSWLERIFLVATLVLVLVTELLNSAVEAAIDRYGPEWHALSKAAKDMGSAAVLLTLVLCVCAFAAAAYARFA; encoded by the coding sequence ATGTCCCCCCCACCTTTTCAGAACCTGCAAAAACAACGCACCGGTCTGCGCCGCATGTGGCATGCGCTGACCTTCTCCCGCGATGGCCTGTGCGCAGCCTGGCAGGAGAAGGCCTTCCGCACCGAAGCCAGCCTCTGCCTGCTGCTGTTGCCCCTGGGCCTGTGGCTGGGCCAAAGCTGGCTGGAGCGCATATTCCTGGTGGCCACGCTGGTGCTGGTGCTGGTGACGGAGCTGCTCAACAGCGCCGTGGAGGCTGCCATCGACCGCTATGGCCCCGAGTGGCATGCCCTGTCCAAGGCCGCCAAGGACATGGGCAGCGCCGCCGTGCTGCTGACCTTGGTGCTCTGTGTCTGCGCCTTTGCGGCAGCGGCCTACGCCCGCTTTGCCTGA
- a CDS encoding DUF3106 domain-containing protein, whose translation MHTRAPSAATSPSLRAATTVAVAVLLGLAIGGGWAVSQARMAPSAVPADLSVPGPAGTPHSSLAASTHQELQRSNSGPQWRELSKPQQRVLEPLQERWSNMAELTKRRWMSLADGFDQLQPEDQEKLHRRMQTWASLSAQQRNQARLNFFASRQLSSEELQAKWDAYQALSDEEKRRLAAKAAPKSHGAATALRVPAKRKLATIPAANAPSANVANPPKIPPHPPAALPHPFPDAPVQTAPVVTPQAAPVINLPPLGDNAPVQQTETPQSGAVYSPHPDFPPIHSPQ comes from the coding sequence ATGCACACCAGAGCACCGAGCGCCGCCACTTCCCCCTCCCTGCGTGCTGCCACCACCGTGGCGGTAGCTGTGCTGTTGGGCCTGGCGATCGGCGGTGGCTGGGCAGTGTCGCAGGCGCGCATGGCGCCCAGCGCCGTTCCGGCCGATCTCTCGGTCCCCGGCCCGGCGGGCACTCCTCACAGCTCGCTGGCGGCCAGCACCCACCAGGAGCTGCAGCGCTCCAACTCCGGCCCGCAATGGCGTGAGCTGTCCAAGCCGCAGCAACGGGTGCTGGAACCTCTCCAGGAGCGCTGGAGCAATATGGCCGAGCTCACCAAGCGTCGCTGGATGAGCTTGGCCGATGGCTTTGACCAACTCCAGCCCGAAGACCAGGAAAAACTGCACCGCCGCATGCAGACCTGGGCCAGCCTCAGCGCCCAGCAGCGCAACCAGGCCCGCTTGAACTTTTTCGCCAGCCGCCAGCTGTCCTCCGAGGAGCTGCAGGCCAAATGGGATGCCTACCAGGCCTTGAGCGACGAGGAAAAACGTCGCCTGGCGGCCAAGGCAGCGCCCAAGAGCCATGGCGCGGCCACCGCGCTGCGCGTGCCGGCCAAGCGCAAGCTGGCCACCATTCCGGCCGCCAACGCACCATCTGCCAACGTGGCCAATCCACCCAAGATTCCGCCGCATCCGCCGGCAGCCCTGCCACATCCCTTCCCCGATGCGCCCGTGCAGACCGCTCCCGTCGTGACACCGCAAGCAGCGCCAGTGATCAACCTGCCGCCTTTGGGCGACAATGCCCCCGTGCAACAGACTGAAACACCGCAAAGCGGGGCGGTCTATTCACCACACCCGGACTTCCCCCCCATTCATTCCCCACAGTAA
- a CDS encoding NAD+ synthase, protein MTLSIRIAQLNFVVGDLPGNAQKIIDAATQAYAEGAQLLLTPELALSGYAAEDLYLRPAFQAACDRELARIAQATQAWPGLTLVVGHPCVVPLESEQRRYNTASVLRQGQVERSYHKQCLPNYSVFDEQRHFVAGAHSCVVDVAGVNVGLLICEDAWQSAPATAAKAEGAQLLAVLNASPFHHHKQEERERVLAQRAAETGLPLVYAHLVGGQDELVFDGGSVAVSGRGDVVMRAPSFRESLAAVRATRVQGGVLLAGEVSLLQTPDAALWDALVLGVRDYVGKNRFPGALLGLSGGIDSALVLAIAVDALGADKIRTVMMPSPYTADISWIDARDMAERLGVRYDEISIAPQFEAFQAALATDFAGLAEDTTEENLQARIRGTLLMALSNKHGSVVLTTGNKSEMATGYCTLYGDMAGGFAVIKDVLKTRVFDLARWRNANDPYGTGANPIPERIITRPPSAELRPDQKDQDSLPSYEVLDAIIVRYMENDESMEALMADGYPAADVDRVTRLIRINEYKRRQAPVGIRVSPRSFGKDWRYPITNAFRA, encoded by the coding sequence ATGACGCTTTCCATCCGCATCGCCCAGCTGAACTTTGTCGTGGGCGACCTGCCCGGCAATGCCCAGAAAATCATTGATGCCGCCACCCAGGCCTATGCCGAAGGGGCGCAGTTGCTGCTCACCCCGGAGCTGGCACTGAGCGGCTATGCGGCAGAAGACCTGTATTTGCGCCCCGCTTTCCAGGCAGCCTGCGACCGCGAACTGGCGCGCATTGCCCAGGCCACCCAGGCCTGGCCGGGTTTGACGCTGGTGGTGGGCCACCCTTGCGTGGTGCCGCTGGAGAGTGAGCAGCGCCGCTACAACACAGCCAGTGTGTTGCGCCAAGGCCAAGTGGAGCGCAGCTACCACAAGCAATGCCTGCCCAATTACAGCGTGTTCGACGAACAGCGCCACTTTGTGGCCGGCGCGCACAGCTGCGTGGTGGATGTGGCAGGGGTGAACGTGGGCCTGCTGATTTGCGAAGACGCCTGGCAAAGTGCGCCGGCCACGGCCGCCAAGGCCGAGGGCGCGCAGCTGCTGGCGGTGCTGAATGCCTCGCCTTTTCACCACCACAAGCAAGAAGAGCGCGAGCGCGTGCTGGCGCAGCGTGCGGCCGAAACCGGCCTGCCCCTGGTCTATGCCCATCTGGTGGGCGGGCAGGACGAGCTGGTGTTTGACGGTGGCAGCGTGGCCGTGAGCGGGCGGGGCGATGTGGTCATGCGTGCACCCTCATTCCGCGAAAGCCTGGCCGCCGTGCGTGCCACGCGGGTGCAGGGTGGGGTGCTGCTGGCGGGTGAGGTCAGCCTGCTGCAGACGCCGGATGCCGCGCTGTGGGATGCCCTGGTGCTGGGCGTGCGCGACTATGTGGGCAAAAACCGTTTTCCCGGCGCGCTGCTGGGCCTGTCGGGGGGGATCGATTCGGCTTTGGTGCTGGCGATTGCCGTGGACGCGCTGGGCGCCGACAAGATTCGCACGGTGATGATGCCTTCGCCCTACACGGCCGATATCAGCTGGATCGATGCGCGCGACATGGCCGAGCGTCTGGGCGTGCGCTATGACGAAATTTCCATTGCCCCGCAGTTTGAGGCCTTTCAGGCTGCGCTGGCCACCGACTTTGCCGGCCTGGCCGAAGACACCACCGAAGAGAATCTGCAGGCCCGCATTCGCGGCACCTTGCTGATGGCCTTGTCCAACAAACATGGCAGCGTGGTGTTGACCACGGGGAACAAGAGCGAGATGGCCACGGGCTACTGCACGTTGTATGGCGACATGGCCGGCGGCTTTGCCGTCATCAAGGATGTGCTCAAGACCCGGGTGTTCGACCTGGCACGCTGGCGCAATGCCAACGACCCCTATGGCACGGGCGCCAATCCCATTCCCGAGCGCATCATTACCCGCCCGCCCAGTGCCGAGCTGCGCCCGGACCAGAAGGACCAGGACAGTCTGCCGTCTTATGAGGTGCTGGATGCCATCATCGTGCGCTACATGGAAAATGACGAATCCATGGAGGCGCTGATGGCCGATGGCTACCCGGCTGCAGACGTGGACCGGGTGACGCGGCTGATCCGCATCAACGAATACAAGCGCCGCCAGGCGCCGGTGGGCATCAGGGTCTCGCCGCGCAGCTTTGGCAAGGACTGGCGCTATCCCATCACCAATGCCTTCCGTGCCTGA
- a CDS encoding RNA polymerase sigma factor, protein MATESELSQFLKDVEKRAFKRAIFHVRDEDAALDIVQDSMIKLSQHYGDKPANELPMLFQRILSNCTLDWFRRQKTRNALFTNIGDLEQRDGEDDGYNWLETHANSSGGETVQSAEDTTQRAQILQSIEKEIQELPARQREAFLLRYWEEMDVAETAAAMGCSEGSVKTHCFRAIQTLSKALKAKGIEL, encoded by the coding sequence TTGGCCACCGAATCCGAACTGTCCCAATTTCTCAAAGACGTGGAAAAGCGCGCTTTTAAGCGTGCGATCTTCCACGTTCGCGACGAGGACGCCGCACTGGACATCGTGCAAGACAGCATGATCAAGCTGTCCCAGCACTACGGAGACAAGCCGGCCAACGAGCTGCCCATGCTGTTCCAGCGCATCTTGTCGAACTGCACGCTGGACTGGTTCCGCCGCCAAAAGACACGCAACGCCCTGTTCACCAACATCGGCGACCTGGAGCAGCGCGACGGCGAAGACGACGGCTACAACTGGCTGGAAACCCATGCCAACAGCAGTGGCGGAGAAACCGTACAAAGTGCCGAAGACACGACACAGCGCGCACAGATTTTGCAAAGCATAGAAAAAGAGATACAAGAATTGCCAGCACGTCAACGCGAGGCTTTCCTGCTGCGTTATTGGGAGGAGATGGATGTCGCTGAAACCGCTGCGGCCATGGGCTGCTCCGAAGGCAGTGTAAAAACACATTGTTTCCGCGCCATCCAAACCCTCAGTAAGGCTCTGAAGGCCAAAGGAATCGAGCTATGA
- a CDS encoding chemotaxis protein CheW produces the protein MTAASNSHYSECLTFRLGEEEYGIDILRVQEIRSYEQPTRIAHAPSYIKGVIDLRGVIVPIVDLRLKLNCEQAEYTPFTVVIILNVGTTVLGAVVDAVADVVRLPPDALKPAPQLQAQVDSAFIKGIAKLDERMLIVVDIAALLGSADMGLLRAVSEVTPP, from the coding sequence ATGACCGCAGCCAGCAACAGCCATTACTCGGAGTGCCTCACGTTCCGGCTGGGGGAAGAGGAATATGGCATCGATATTTTGCGGGTGCAGGAAATCCGCTCCTATGAGCAGCCCACCCGCATTGCGCATGCGCCGTCCTATATCAAGGGCGTGATTGATCTGCGCGGCGTGATCGTGCCCATTGTGGATTTGCGGCTCAAGCTGAACTGCGAACAGGCGGAGTACACGCCCTTCACCGTGGTCATTATTTTGAATGTGGGCACCACCGTGCTGGGTGCCGTGGTGGATGCCGTGGCCGATGTGGTACGCCTGCCGCCAGACGCCCTCAAGCCCGCGCCGCAGCTGCAGGCCCAGGTCGACAGCGCTTTCATCAAGGGCATTGCCAAGCTGGATGAGCGCATGCTGATCGTGGTGGATATCGCCGCCTTGCTGGGCTCTGCCGATATGGGCTTGCTGCGCGCGGTGAGTGAAGTGACACCCCCCTGA